Proteins from a genomic interval of Actinoalloteichus hymeniacidonis:
- a CDS encoding response regulator transcription factor yields MRILVVEDEQPLADAIARGLRREGMAVDTAYDGESGHEKAAITRYDVVVLDRDLPGMSGDSLCREILQSGAITRVMMLTASGAVEDRVEGLSLGADDYLAKPFAFAELVARIRALGRRSTPAAPPVLVAEDLRLDPSSRNVSRSDRQIELTRKEFGVLEVLLSAGGSVVSSEELLERVWDENADPFTTTVRVTVMTLRKKLGDPGVIETVVGSGYRVPTAAAAVEKADGPDTTAGPGFTTR; encoded by the coding sequence GTGCGGATTCTGGTCGTTGAGGATGAGCAGCCACTGGCCGATGCGATCGCCAGGGGACTGCGAAGAGAAGGCATGGCGGTCGACACGGCGTACGACGGGGAGTCGGGCCACGAGAAGGCCGCGATCACCAGATATGACGTCGTGGTGCTCGACCGTGATCTGCCCGGAATGTCGGGTGATTCGCTGTGCCGCGAGATCCTGCAGTCCGGGGCCATCACGCGCGTGATGATGCTGACGGCGAGCGGCGCGGTGGAGGACCGGGTCGAAGGGCTGTCCTTAGGTGCCGACGACTACCTCGCGAAGCCCTTCGCGTTCGCCGAGCTGGTCGCGAGGATCAGAGCCCTGGGTCGTCGCTCGACGCCTGCCGCTCCGCCGGTGCTGGTCGCCGAGGACCTCCGATTGGACCCGTCCTCCCGTAACGTCTCGCGCTCCGATCGGCAGATCGAACTGACGCGCAAGGAGTTCGGCGTCCTGGAGGTGTTGCTGTCGGCCGGTGGCTCCGTGGTCAGCAGCGAGGAACTCCTCGAGCGGGTGTGGGACGAGAACGCCGACCCGTTCACCACCACGGTCCGTGTCACGGTCATGACCTTGCGTAAGAAGCTCGGTGACCCCGGGGTGATCGAGACGGTGGTGGGCTCGGGATACCGCGTTCCGACCGCTGCCGCCGCCGTGGAGAAGGCCGACGGGCCCGACACGACGGCGGGACCGGGATTCACCACGCGGTGA
- the dxs gene encoding 1-deoxy-D-xylulose-5-phosphate synthase, translating to MTLLESVHGPADLKRMELGELEQLAEEIRSFLVTKVSRTGGHLGPNLGVIELTMAVHRVFDSPHDKIVFDTGHQAYVHKILTGRQAGFDRLRLRDGLSGYPSRAESEHDLVENSHASTALSYADGLAKAFQLSGARRHAVAVVGDGALTGGMCWEALNNIAAGQRRSLVIVVNDNGRSYSPTIGGFAEHLSSLRLRPGYERALESGRRTLQSIPMVGGPLYAGLHAAKRGLKDAISPQVMFEDLGLKYLGPVDGHDLGAMDAALRRAKAFGGPVIVHAVTRKGNGFAPAENDEADQMHSTGAIDPVTGQPTSASSGTSWTSVFADELVHIGKERQDVVAITAAMLGPTGLDRFAAAYPQRCFDVGIAEQHALTSAAGLAMGGLHPVVAVYATFLNRAFDQLLMDVALHRQPVTVVLDRAGVTGTDGASHNGMWDMSMLGMVPGIRVAAPRDAVTLREELREAVDVTDGPTVIRYSKGAVVDELPAVRRIGTVDVLHEPSDEARAAEDAETDSTVDEAAEAEAAATEAAVVERRDVLLVAVGAFAPMCVEVARRLADQGIGVTVVDPRWVTPVAAELVELSRDHRLVVTVEDGGRHGGIGWSLAAALRDADLDVPLRDIGIPQRFLDHGSRSEVLAELGLTAQDIARRITEWAADRIGEPAPAVSSVVAREL from the coding sequence GTGACACTGCTGGAGTCCGTGCATGGCCCGGCCGACCTCAAGCGAATGGAACTCGGGGAGCTGGAGCAGCTTGCCGAGGAGATTCGGTCGTTCCTGGTGACCAAGGTGTCGCGCACCGGCGGTCATCTCGGACCGAACCTCGGCGTGATCGAGCTGACGATGGCAGTGCACCGGGTCTTCGACTCGCCGCACGACAAGATCGTCTTCGATACCGGACACCAGGCCTACGTGCACAAGATCCTCACGGGAAGACAGGCGGGCTTCGATCGCCTTCGGCTCCGTGACGGACTGTCCGGCTATCCGTCGAGGGCGGAGAGCGAGCACGACCTCGTCGAGAACAGCCACGCCTCCACCGCGTTGTCCTACGCCGATGGCCTGGCCAAGGCGTTCCAGCTCAGCGGGGCCCGCAGGCACGCGGTCGCCGTGGTCGGCGACGGAGCGCTCACCGGCGGGATGTGCTGGGAGGCGTTGAACAACATCGCCGCCGGGCAACGTCGTTCGCTGGTCATCGTCGTCAACGACAACGGCCGCTCCTACTCGCCGACGATCGGTGGCTTCGCCGAGCACCTGTCCTCGCTGCGTCTGCGCCCCGGCTACGAGCGCGCGCTGGAGAGCGGCCGCCGTACCCTGCAGAGCATCCCGATGGTGGGTGGTCCGCTGTACGCCGGACTGCATGCCGCCAAGCGTGGCCTCAAGGACGCGATCAGTCCGCAGGTGATGTTCGAGGACCTGGGTCTGAAGTACCTCGGACCCGTGGACGGGCATGACCTCGGCGCGATGGACGCGGCACTGCGCCGAGCCAAGGCATTCGGCGGTCCGGTGATCGTGCACGCCGTCACCCGCAAGGGCAACGGGTTCGCGCCCGCCGAGAACGATGAAGCCGACCAGATGCACTCCACCGGCGCGATCGACCCCGTGACGGGTCAGCCGACCAGCGCCTCCTCGGGCACCAGTTGGACCTCGGTGTTCGCCGACGAGTTGGTGCACATCGGCAAGGAACGCCAGGACGTCGTCGCCATCACGGCGGCCATGCTCGGCCCGACGGGTCTCGACCGATTCGCGGCGGCCTACCCACAGCGGTGCTTCGACGTGGGGATCGCGGAGCAGCACGCACTGACCTCGGCGGCGGGCCTGGCCATGGGCGGCCTGCACCCGGTGGTCGCCGTGTACGCGACCTTCCTCAACCGTGCATTCGACCAGTTGTTGATGGACGTGGCCCTGCACCGGCAGCCCGTCACGGTGGTCCTGGATCGCGCCGGGGTGACGGGCACGGACGGGGCCAGCCACAACGGCATGTGGGACATGTCGATGCTCGGCATGGTGCCCGGCATCCGCGTCGCCGCCCCGCGCGATGCGGTGACGTTGCGCGAGGAGCTGCGCGAGGCCGTCGACGTCACCGACGGCCCGACCGTGATCCGGTACTCCAAGGGCGCGGTCGTCGACGAGCTGCCCGCCGTGCGGCGTATCGGCACGGTCGACGTACTGCACGAACCGTCCGACGAGGCGCGGGCGGCCGAGGACGCCGAGACCGACAGCACGGTCGACGAGGCTGCCGAGGCCGAAGCCGCGGCGACCGAGGCGGCGGTCGTCGAGCGGCGGGATGTCCTGCTGGTCGCGGTGGGCGCGTTCGCACCGATGTGTGTCGAGGTGGCCCGCCGCTTGGCGGACCAGGGAATCGGCGTCACGGTGGTCGACCCTCGATGGGTGACCCCGGTGGCCGCAGAACTCGTCGAGCTGTCCCGGGACCACCGGCTGGTGGTCACCGTCGAGGACGGCGGCAGGCACGGCGGCATCGGCTGGTCGTTGGCAGCGGCACTGCGGGACGCCGATCTCGATGTCCCGCTGCGCGATATCGGCATTCCCCAGCGGTTCCTCGACCACGGTTCTCGGTCGGAGGTGTTGGCCGAGTTGGGGCTGACGGCACAGGACATCGCCCGCCGGATCACCGAGTGGGCCGCCGACCGTATCGGCGAACCGGCGCCCGCCGTCTCCTCCGTCGTGGCGAGGGAGCTCTAG
- a CDS encoding class I SAM-dependent RNA methyltransferase, whose protein sequence is MTLSAESPSSRPSAASPSSTSTQVAGERAAKVDWTGQRFEVEVGNPGHGGFCVARHEGRVVFVRHALPGEKVIVTVTEDNGGSFCRADAVEVLQPSPARVEPPCTAARPGGCGGCDWQHVDPAAQRLLKAQVVEEQLRRIAGLEWPVVVEELPGGALGWRSRVRLAIDDRGRPGLRAHRSHRIVPLESCPIAVPGSLDEVLNRRWRARSELEVTTDSTGTLHLSEPSPGSPGRRAPARQITGGTAVQHAAGREWRVAAHGFWQVHPEAADAFAAVIAEWSQAPVGGIAWDLYGGAGLFASVLAEQVGPTGAVEVVESSRRAVRDGIQVLADQPQVRFHSGRVEVLLAGPELAGSNGAAAARGEHGIAVGPDVVVLDPPRKGAGRAVVEAVTAAAPGRVILVACDPAAMARDVGLFAEAGYRLQRIRAFDAFPMTHHVECIALLEPIAKES, encoded by the coding sequence ATGACCCTCTCTGCTGAATCCCCATCTTCGCGGCCATCCGCCGCCTCTCCCTCGTCGACATCGACGCAGGTAGCGGGCGAGCGCGCCGCGAAGGTCGACTGGACCGGCCAGCGTTTCGAGGTGGAGGTCGGGAACCCCGGCCACGGCGGGTTCTGCGTGGCGCGTCACGAGGGGCGGGTGGTGTTCGTCCGGCACGCTCTTCCCGGCGAGAAGGTCATCGTGACCGTCACCGAGGACAACGGCGGCAGTTTCTGCCGTGCCGATGCGGTCGAGGTGCTCCAGCCCTCGCCTGCCCGGGTCGAACCGCCCTGCACCGCCGCCCGACCGGGCGGTTGCGGCGGCTGTGACTGGCAGCACGTCGACCCGGCCGCACAGCGCCTGTTGAAGGCGCAGGTGGTCGAGGAGCAACTGCGCCGCATCGCAGGCCTGGAGTGGCCGGTGGTCGTCGAGGAACTGCCCGGCGGAGCGCTGGGCTGGCGGAGTCGGGTCCGGTTGGCGATCGACGACCGAGGTCGGCCGGGACTGCGAGCGCACCGCAGCCATCGGATCGTGCCCCTGGAGTCCTGTCCGATCGCGGTGCCCGGTTCCCTCGACGAGGTATTGAACCGGCGCTGGCGAGCGCGATCGGAGCTGGAGGTCACCACCGACTCGACGGGGACCCTGCATCTGAGCGAGCCGAGCCCCGGTTCGCCCGGTCGGCGCGCACCCGCACGGCAGATCACCGGTGGCACGGCCGTCCAACACGCTGCAGGCCGGGAGTGGCGTGTCGCGGCGCACGGTTTCTGGCAGGTGCACCCCGAGGCCGCCGACGCCTTCGCAGCCGTGATCGCCGAGTGGTCCCAGGCGCCCGTGGGAGGCATCGCCTGGGACCTGTACGGCGGGGCAGGCCTCTTCGCATCGGTGCTGGCCGAGCAGGTGGGCCCGACCGGAGCGGTGGAGGTGGTCGAATCGTCCCGACGTGCGGTCCGGGATGGAATCCAGGTGCTCGCCGATCAGCCGCAGGTGCGGTTCCACTCCGGCCGGGTCGAGGTGCTGCTGGCGGGCCCCGAACTGGCCGGTTCGAACGGGGCCGCGGCCGCCAGGGGAGAGCACGGCATCGCGGTCGGGCCCGATGTGGTGGTTCTCGATCCGCCGCGCAAGGGGGCGGGCCGGGCGGTCGTCGAGGCCGTGACCGCTGCGGCTCCGGGACGGGTGATCCTGGTCGCCTGTGACCCGGCCGCGATGGCGAGGGACGTCGGACTGTTCGCCGAGGCCGGGTATCGCCTACAGCGGATCCGGGCTTTCGACGCCTTCCCGATGACGCACCACGTGGAGTGCATCGCGCTCCTCGAACCGATCGCGAAGGAATCCTGA
- a CDS encoding APC family permease, with translation MPKLVTAAKRFLLGRPFRSDRISRTLLPKRIALPVFSSDPMSSVAYAPEEILLMLSVAGLSAYAFTPWVGLAVVIVMTAVIASSRQNIYAYPSGGGDYRVTAVNHGRRWGLVVASALMVDYILTVAVSISAAAANIGSAVPFVAENKVAFAVVAIVVLAALNLRGIRETGILFAIPSYAFVVGMLSMVAFGFYRVFIRGEEIPAESAGFDLAEPAEPLSAIAMLLIVLRAFSSGSAALTGVEAISNGVPAFRKPKAHNAARTLVAMGVLSVSMFAGLLMLAQLTGVKVAENPDTQLLGAPEGYQQRTMVAQIADAVFDGVPLAFYFLLAVTGLILAIAANTAFNGFPVLGSILAQDRYLPRQLHTRGDRLAYSNGIIFLAAAAILLVIAFGAEVTDLIHLYIVGVFVAFVLSQSGMLMHWRNLLRTEKDPVVRRRMRRAQVVNMVGLVTTAIVLVVVVVTKFFRGAWIAIAAMAVLYLLMTGIRRHYDRVATELAEHEGDTVLPSRNHAIVLVSQLHRPTLRALAYARATRPDVLEAVTVNVDEANTLVVTRRWQEENFQVPLKVIESPYREITKPVLDYVTRIRTDNPRNVVTVFIPEYVVGHWWENLLHNQSALRLKGRLLFEPGVMVTSVPWQLASSQRVAGRAGSAPGRARRGLDISEAEHDRRERG, from the coding sequence GTGCCCAAGCTCGTGACTGCGGCGAAACGGTTCCTGCTAGGACGCCCGTTCCGCAGCGACCGCATCTCTCGAACCCTGCTGCCGAAGCGGATCGCACTGCCCGTCTTCTCATCCGACCCGATGTCCAGCGTGGCGTACGCGCCGGAGGAGATCCTCCTCATGCTGTCGGTGGCCGGGCTGTCCGCCTACGCCTTCACGCCCTGGGTCGGCTTGGCCGTCGTGATCGTGATGACCGCGGTGATCGCGAGCAGCAGGCAGAACATCTACGCCTATCCGTCCGGGGGCGGCGACTACCGGGTGACCGCCGTCAACCACGGCAGGCGGTGGGGGCTGGTCGTCGCCAGCGCGCTGATGGTCGACTACATCCTCACCGTCGCGGTCTCCATCTCGGCGGCGGCGGCCAACATCGGTTCCGCCGTCCCGTTCGTCGCGGAGAACAAGGTCGCCTTCGCGGTCGTGGCGATCGTGGTCCTCGCGGCACTGAACCTGCGAGGAATTCGAGAGACCGGAATCCTGTTCGCGATCCCCAGCTATGCCTTCGTGGTCGGCATGCTGAGCATGGTCGCCTTCGGCTTCTACCGCGTCTTCATCCGAGGCGAGGAGATCCCTGCGGAGAGCGCGGGCTTCGATCTCGCCGAACCTGCCGAGCCGCTGTCCGCCATCGCGATGCTCTTGATCGTCCTGCGGGCCTTCTCCTCGGGTAGCGCGGCCCTCACCGGCGTCGAGGCCATCAGCAACGGTGTGCCCGCCTTCCGTAAGCCCAAGGCCCACAACGCGGCGCGAACCCTGGTGGCGATGGGAGTGCTCTCGGTCAGCATGTTCGCCGGACTGCTGATGCTCGCCCAGCTCACCGGCGTCAAGGTCGCGGAGAACCCCGACACGCAGCTCCTGGGTGCGCCGGAGGGCTACCAACAGCGCACGATGGTCGCCCAGATCGCCGATGCAGTGTTCGACGGTGTCCCGCTGGCCTTCTACTTCCTGCTGGCCGTCACCGGACTCATCCTCGCCATCGCCGCGAACACCGCGTTCAACGGTTTCCCCGTCCTCGGGTCGATCCTCGCGCAGGACCGCTACCTGCCGAGGCAGTTGCACACCCGAGGCGATCGGCTTGCCTACAGCAACGGGATCATCTTCCTCGCCGCAGCGGCGATCCTGCTGGTCATCGCCTTCGGCGCCGAGGTGACCGATTTGATCCATTTGTACATCGTCGGGGTCTTCGTCGCATTCGTCCTGAGTCAGAGCGGCATGTTGATGCATTGGCGAAACCTGCTGCGTACCGAGAAGGACCCGGTCGTGCGGCGGCGGATGCGTCGGGCGCAGGTGGTGAACATGGTCGGGTTGGTCACCACCGCGATCGTGCTGGTCGTCGTGGTCGTCACCAAGTTCTTCAGAGGAGCCTGGATCGCAATCGCGGCGATGGCGGTGCTCTACCTGTTGATGACGGGTATTCGTCGGCATTACGACCGCGTGGCCACCGAGTTGGCCGAACACGAGGGCGACACCGTGCTGCCCTCGCGCAACCACGCGATCGTCCTGGTCTCGCAGCTGCACCGCCCCACACTGCGCGCGCTGGCCTATGCCCGGGCGACCCGCCCCGACGTGCTGGAGGCGGTTACCGTCAACGTCGACGAGGCCAATACCCTCGTGGTGACCCGTCGTTGGCAAGAGGAGAACTTCCAGGTGCCACTGAAGGTCATCGAGTCGCCCTATCGGGAGATCACCAAACCAGTGCTCGACTATGTGACAAGAATTCGTACCGACAACCCTCGAAACGTCGTGACCGTGTTCATCCCCGAATACGTCGTCGGACACTGGTGGGAGAACCTGCTGCACAATCAGAGTGCGTTGCGGCTGAAAGGCCGATTGCTGTTCGAGCCGGGAGTCATGGTCACCAGTGTTCCGTGGCAACTCGCCTCCTCCCAGCGCGTCGCAGGCCGGGCAGGCTCCGCACCGGGACGGGCTCGGCGCGGTTTGGACATCTCAGAGGCCGAGCACGATCGTCGGGAGCGCGGATGA
- a CDS encoding potassium channel family protein, whose translation MHVVIMGCGRVGASLATALDRMGHTIAVIDRDGQSFRRLGSGFGGDRVVGYGFDRDALIEAGVDRASAFAAVSSGDNSNIISARIAKETFGVEHVVARIYDPKRAEVFERLGIPTVAVVPWTTDRFLRMLLPDGIATAWRDPSGTVAVVALPLHEGWVGRRIVDLEDATHARVAFVMRFGTGVLPDGRTVIQAEDQVYVAALSGTVTEVAQAASTPPEESD comes from the coding sequence GTGCATGTCGTGATCATGGGTTGTGGTCGGGTGGGAGCCTCGTTGGCCACCGCCCTGGACCGGATGGGTCACACGATCGCGGTGATCGATAGAGACGGCCAGTCGTTCCGGAGGCTGGGCAGCGGATTCGGCGGCGACCGCGTCGTCGGATACGGCTTCGACAGAGACGCGCTCATCGAGGCGGGTGTGGACCGCGCGAGTGCCTTCGCCGCAGTCTCCAGCGGAGACAACTCCAACATCATCTCGGCCCGCATCGCCAAGGAGACCTTCGGCGTCGAGCACGTGGTGGCCCGCATCTACGACCCGAAACGGGCCGAGGTCTTCGAACGCCTCGGCATCCCCACCGTCGCCGTGGTGCCGTGGACCACCGACCGATTCCTGCGGATGCTGCTACCCGACGGAATAGCCACCGCCTGGCGGGATCCATCCGGAACCGTCGCCGTGGTGGCGCTGCCGCTGCACGAGGGCTGGGTCGGGAGACGGATCGTCGATCTGGAGGACGCCACCCACGCCAGGGTCGCGTTCGTCATGCGGTTCGGCACCGGAGTCCTGCCCGATGGCAGAACCGTCATCCAGGCGGAGGACCAGGTCTACGTCGCGGCTCTGTCCGGCACGGTCACCGAGGTCGCTCAGGCCGCCAGCACACCTCCCGAGGAGAGCGACTGA
- a CDS encoding potassium channel family protein, with product MRVAIAGAGAVGRSTAAELVDAGHEVLLIERNPANVLRAGLEQASWVVADACELASLEEARLQDYQVVIAATGDDKVNLVVSLLAKTEFAVRRVVARVNDPRNEWLFDAGWGVDRAVSTPRIMAAMVEEAVSVGDLVRLLTLQAGQANLVEVTLPSDTPLAGKPVRTLRLPSDAALVAILRGPRVIAPRPDDPLEAGDEMLFVATVEVEDQIQEALCITGSDPRT from the coding sequence ATGCGGGTAGCCATCGCGGGAGCCGGAGCTGTCGGCCGCTCCACCGCGGCAGAACTCGTCGATGCAGGTCACGAGGTACTGCTGATCGAACGGAATCCGGCCAATGTGCTGCGGGCCGGATTGGAACAGGCGAGTTGGGTGGTCGCCGACGCCTGCGAACTGGCCTCCCTGGAGGAGGCCCGGCTTCAGGACTATCAGGTGGTGATCGCCGCGACCGGGGACGACAAGGTCAACCTGGTCGTCTCTCTGCTGGCCAAGACCGAATTCGCCGTCCGGCGCGTCGTGGCCCGGGTCAACGATCCGCGTAACGAATGGTTGTTCGACGCAGGATGGGGCGTGGACCGAGCGGTGTCCACCCCGCGCATCATGGCGGCGATGGTGGAGGAGGCGGTGAGCGTCGGCGACCTGGTCCGTCTGCTCACTCTGCAAGCCGGTCAGGCCAATCTCGTCGAGGTGACGCTGCCCTCGGACACACCGCTGGCAGGCAAACCCGTACGCACCCTGCGGCTGCCCTCGGATGCGGCGTTGGTCGCGATACTGCGCGGTCCACGGGTGATCGCGCCGCGCCCGGACGATCCGTTGGAAGCCGGTGACGAGATGCTCTTCGTGGCGACGGTGGAGGTTGAGGATCAGATCCAGGAAGCGCTCTGCATCACCGGATCCGATCCGCGAACCTGA
- a CDS encoding DUF3159 domain-containing protein, whose translation MPNDNNADDGEARTPTMLEQMGGMSGLVSSVIPIIVFVVVNSVTSLTPAIWSAMGAAVAIAVWRIVRKETLQPAVSGVLGVALCAFIAYRTGEARGFFLFGIWASLVYGGAFLISLLVRWPLVGVVWSALNGSGFAWRKVPRARVPYDIATVVWTVFFIARYVVQSQLYDADETGWLGIARIAMGTPLTAVAVLVTIWAVRRSGRILEEIEAQQQPTNATEPATTGETGRLDDSEK comes from the coding sequence ATCCCGAACGACAACAACGCGGATGACGGCGAGGCCCGCACGCCCACGATGCTCGAACAGATGGGCGGGATGTCGGGGCTGGTGTCCTCGGTCATCCCGATCATCGTCTTCGTGGTCGTCAACTCCGTCACCAGCCTGACGCCCGCGATCTGGTCGGCGATGGGCGCGGCCGTGGCCATCGCCGTCTGGCGGATCGTCCGCAAGGAGACCTTGCAACCTGCGGTGTCGGGCGTGCTGGGCGTGGCGTTGTGCGCCTTCATCGCCTACCGCACAGGTGAGGCCCGTGGCTTCTTCCTGTTCGGCATCTGGGCCAGTCTCGTCTACGGCGGCGCGTTCTTGATCTCGCTGCTGGTGCGGTGGCCGTTGGTGGGCGTGGTCTGGTCCGCTCTCAACGGCTCCGGCTTCGCCTGGCGCAAGGTCCCCAGGGCCCGCGTGCCCTATGACATCGCCACCGTGGTCTGGACGGTCTTCTTCATCGCGCGGTATGTCGTGCAGAGTCAGCTCTACGACGCGGACGAGACGGGCTGGCTCGGTATCGCCCGCATCGCGATGGGCACCCCGCTGACCGCGGTCGCCGTGCTGGTCACCATCTGGGCAGTGCGTCGCTCCGGCCGGATCCTCGAGGAGATCGAGGCCCAGCAGCAGCCCACGAATGCCACGGAGCCCGCGACGACGGGTGAGACGGGCCGTCTCGACGACTCGGAGAAGTAG
- a CDS encoding OB-fold nucleic acid binding domain-containing protein, translating into MTAGRGEGYWRRLVRRFTSDDEQLDADELSRRAEESGCRKASECCSGERAAVLGRLRSVALHPSTATPTLEAELFDGTEGVTLIWLGRRRIPGIEPGRHLRAWGRISERDGHKVLYNPYYELQTSG; encoded by the coding sequence ATGACTGCCGGTCGAGGCGAGGGCTACTGGCGTCGGCTGGTTCGGCGGTTCACCTCCGACGACGAGCAGTTGGACGCCGACGAGCTCTCCCGCCGCGCGGAGGAGTCCGGGTGCCGTAAGGCCAGCGAATGCTGTTCCGGTGAACGGGCCGCCGTCCTCGGCAGGCTGCGGTCGGTGGCCCTGCATCCGAGCACGGCCACACCCACCCTGGAGGCGGAGCTGTTCGACGGGACCGAGGGCGTGACGCTGATCTGGCTGGGTCGTCGTCGCATTCCGGGGATCGAACCGGGCCGCCATCTGCGGGCCTGGGGTCGGATCTCGGAGCGGGATGGGCACAAGGTCCTGTACAACCCCTACTACGAGTTGCAGACGAGCGGATGA
- a CDS encoding DUF3710 domain-containing protein yields MFGWGRRRESRQSDVDEEIGSEDESEKWGPFDEKPPAGDSLSRLDLGSVQIPVPSGAKIQLELDPAGPVRAVHMVTGLGRLTVSAFAAPRSGGLWADVKNELAEQLGKDGTRVRKEQGEWSTELLAASPKVTMRFIGVDGPRWLLRGVAAGPNDHAPELARVLYDVVRDTVVVRGPNPMPVRTPLPITLPERLAQHLEQAKAQQQQAAGGQQTQISQQQMGIAQRRQAGR; encoded by the coding sequence ATGTTCGGTTGGGGCCGCCGTCGAGAGTCCAGGCAGAGCGACGTCGACGAGGAGATCGGCTCGGAGGACGAGTCCGAGAAGTGGGGGCCCTTCGACGAGAAGCCTCCCGCAGGCGATTCACTCAGCAGACTGGACCTGGGCTCCGTTCAGATCCCGGTGCCGAGTGGGGCGAAGATCCAGCTCGAACTCGATCCGGCGGGCCCGGTGCGGGCCGTGCACATGGTGACCGGCCTGGGCAGGCTGACGGTGAGTGCGTTCGCCGCACCCCGCAGCGGCGGGCTCTGGGCCGACGTGAAGAACGAGCTGGCCGAGCAGTTGGGCAAGGACGGCACCCGGGTTCGCAAGGAGCAGGGCGAGTGGTCCACCGAACTTCTCGCGGCCTCGCCCAAGGTGACGATGCGGTTCATCGGTGTCGACGGACCACGGTGGTTGTTGCGAGGGGTCGCCGCAGGCCCGAACGATCACGCTCCGGAGTTGGCGCGGGTGCTGTATGACGTCGTTCGTGACACCGTCGTGGTTCGTGGACCGAACCCGATGCCGGTGCGGACCCCGCTGCCGATCACGCTTCCCGAGCGCCTCGCCCAGCACCTCGAGCAGGCCAAGGCGCAGCAGCAACAGGCGGCAGGCGGTCAGCAGACCCAGATCAGCCAACAGCAGATGGGGATCGCCCAGCGTCGCCAGGCAGGCCGCTGA
- the dut gene encoding dUTP diphosphatase, which produces MAAVEVLLARLDPSVPVPQYAQPGDAGVDLVTTSDVFLAPGERTVVGTGVSIALPVGFVGLVHPRSGLAARVGLSVVNSPGTIDSGYRGEIRVCLINHDLRDPIELDRLDRIAQLVVQRVEHAVFREVADVTELPVSERGAGGYGSTGGHALLEVSGPGGARDETEV; this is translated from the coding sequence GTGGCAGCCGTCGAGGTGTTGTTGGCCCGACTCGATCCGAGCGTGCCCGTTCCCCAATACGCACAACCCGGCGATGCCGGGGTCGATCTGGTCACGACCAGCGATGTGTTCTTGGCGCCGGGTGAGCGGACCGTGGTCGGTACCGGAGTCTCCATTGCCCTGCCCGTGGGTTTCGTCGGGTTGGTTCATCCCCGATCTGGATTGGCCGCTCGTGTCGGACTCAGCGTGGTCAACTCTCCTGGCACCATTGACTCCGGGTATCGAGGTGAGATCAGGGTGTGCCTGATCAACCACGACCTGCGTGATCCGATCGAGCTCGACAGGCTTGATCGGATCGCCCAGCTGGTGGTGCAGCGGGTGGAGCATGCGGTGTTCCGCGAGGTGGCCGACGTCACCGAGCTACCGGTCTCGGAGCGAGGTGCCGGTGGCTACGGCTCCACCGGGGGACATGCACTACTTGAGGTGTCGGGGCCGGGAGGCGCCCGCGACGAGACGGAGGTTTGA
- a CDS encoding DUF3093 domain-containing protein → MPIFQERLRVSWWAWPLPLLGAGLMAMQVHMGNPGLRAWLPYVVLMPLAVLGMVWLGRVRVRLSSDEIHVGKAHLPLRFVGEVEVVTSDQKRKALGPELDPAAFVVHRPWVGPMLWMELTDPDDPTPYWLFSVRDPERLKESILKAKAGELAAVAEGS, encoded by the coding sequence ATGCCGATCTTCCAGGAGCGCCTGCGAGTGAGCTGGTGGGCCTGGCCGCTACCGCTGCTGGGCGCGGGACTGATGGCCATGCAGGTCCACATGGGCAATCCCGGTCTCCGGGCCTGGCTGCCCTATGTGGTCTTGATGCCGCTGGCCGTGCTCGGCATGGTGTGGCTCGGCCGGGTCCGCGTCCGCTTGAGCAGCGACGAGATCCACGTCGGGAAAGCACATCTGCCGCTGCGGTTCGTCGGCGAGGTCGAGGTCGTCACCTCCGACCAGAAGCGCAAGGCGCTGGGTCCCGAGCTCGACCCGGCCGCCTTCGTCGTACACCGGCCCTGGGTGGGCCCGATGTTGTGGATGGAACTGACCGACCCTGATGATCCGACGCCTTACTGGTTGTTCAGCGTGCGCGATCCGGAGCGATTGAAGGAATCGATCTTGAAAGCGAAGGCGGGCGAACTCGCCGCTGTCGCAGAAGGATCCTAA
- a CDS encoding DUF4193 domain-containing protein — translation MATDYDAPRRSESDEIAEDSLEELKARRNEAQSAAVDVDESESAENFELPGADLSGEELTVKVLPKQADEFTCSRCFLVHHRSRLASQRDGQYVCRDCAF, via the coding sequence ATGGCGACCGACTACGACGCTCCACGACGTAGTGAGTCCGATGAGATCGCCGAAGACTCGCTCGAAGAGCTGAAGGCACGGCGTAACGAGGCGCAGTCCGCGGCTGTGGATGTTGATGAATCGGAAAGCGCCGAGAACTTCGAGCTGCCAGGTGCGGACCTGTCCGGCGAGGAGCTCACGGTCAAGGTGCTGCCCAAGCAGGCAGACGAGTTCACCTGCTCGAGGTGCTTCCTCGTGCATCACCGCAGCAGGCTCGCCAGCCAGCGAGACGGGCAGTACGTCTGTCGAGACTGCGCTTTCTGA